The Aphelocoma coerulescens isolate FSJ_1873_10779 chromosome 14, UR_Acoe_1.0, whole genome shotgun sequence genome has a window encoding:
- the CIAO3 gene encoding cytosolic iron-sulfur assembly component 3 isoform X1, protein MAGPLYDGVAARFAAVWRARCTTVWRLALRRYGGPVVRRCGGPFCGGVAARFAAVWRPVLRRCGGSLCGGVAARFAAAMAARFSGVLQLTELDDFIAPSQECIKPVKVDKKPGKAAAKIKIEADGSYFQVNQDGEAQRLEKAKITLNDCLACSGCITSAESVLISQQSHGELCKVLALNKAAAANEQKLVVVSVSPQSRASLAARCKLGVLETAKKLTTFLKSLGVHYVFDTTFSRNFSLLESQREFMRRFHKQAEDKKALPMLASACPGWICYAEKTHGSFIIPYISTTKSPQQVMGSLVKGYFAEQQHLPPDRIYHVTVMPCYDKKLEASRPDFFNQEFQTRDVDCVITTGEVLKLLEQEGVSLPDVDPSPLDTMLGSAAAEELSTHRGGGSGGYLEHIYRHAAQELFGIHVDSIQYKPLKNKDFQEVTLERDGVVLLQFALAYGFRNIQNLVQKLKRGKCPYHYVEVMACPSGCLNGGGQIKLEGESSKEELQQVERLYESPRAEIPEENQAVGELYEHWLGGWGSEKALEVLHTEYHAVERANTALNIKW, encoded by the exons ATGGCGGGCCCGTTGTACGACGGTGTGGCGGCTCGCTTTGCGGCGGTGTGGCGGGCCCGTTGTACGACGGTGTGGCGGCTCGCTTTGCGGCGGTATGGCGGGCCCGTTGTACGACGGTGTGGCGGCCCGTTTTGCGGCGGTGTGGCGGCTCGCTTTGCGGCGGTGTGGCGGCCCGTTTTGCGGCGGTGTGGCGGCTCGCTTTGCGGCGGTGTGGCGGCTCGCTTTGCGGCGGCGATGGCGGCCCGGTTCAGCGGGGTGCTGCAGCTCACGGAGCTCGACGATTTCATCGCGCCCTCGCAG GAATGCATCAAGCCTGTAAAAGTGGACAAAAagcctggaaaagcagcagcaaagatcAAAATCGAAGCTGATGGAAGCTATTTCCAGGTCAATCAG GATGGGGAGGCACAAAGgctggaaaaggcaaaaatcaccCTGAACGATTGCCTGGCCTGCAGTGGCTGCATCACCTCAGCTGAGAGTGTTTTAATCAGCCAGCAGAGCCACGGGGAGCTCTGCAAAGTGCTGGCTCTCAACAAG gctgctgctgccaacGAGCAGAAGCTGGTGGTGGTTTCTGTTTCACCCCAGTCCAGAGCCTCCCTGGCTGCAAGGTGCAAACTGGGGGTTCTGGAGACAGCAAAGAAGCTGACCACGTTCCTGAAGAGCTTAG GTGTGCACTACGTGTTTGACACAACCTTCTCCAGGAACTTCAGCCTCCTGGAGAGCCAGCGAGAGTTCATGAGACGCTTCCACAAACAAGCAGAGGACAAAAAGGCCCTGCCCATGCTggcctctgcctgcccag GTTGGATCTGCTACGCAGAGAAAACCCATGGCAGCTTCATCATTCCCTACATCAGCACCACCAAATCTCCCCAGCAGGTCATGGGCTCCTTGGTCAAGGGCTACTTTGCAGAGCAGCAG CACCTACCCCCTGACAGGATCTACCACGTCACAGTCATGCCCTGTTATGACAAAAAGCTGGAGGCCTCCAGGCCAGACTTTTTCAACCAGGAATTCCAGACCAGGGATGTGGATTGTGTCATCACCACAG GAGAAGTGCTAAAGCTGTTGGAACAAGAAGGAGTGTCCCTGCCAGATGTAGATCCTAGTCCCCTGGATACCAT GCtcggcagtgctgcagcagaggagctcagcacccaccgtggcgggggctcgggggggtacCTGGAGCACATCTACAGACATGCAGCCCAGGAGCTCTTTGGGATCCACGTGGACTCAATCCAGTACAAACCCCTCAA gAACAAGGACTTCCAGGAGGTGACCCTGGAGAGGGATGGAGTGGTCCTGCTCCAGTTTGCTCTGGCCTATGGATTTAGGAACATCCAGAACCTGGTGCAGAAGCTGAAACGGGGGAAGTGCCCCTATCACTATGTGGAGGTCATGGCCTGTCCCTCag gctGTTTGAATGGAGGAGGACAAATCAAACTGGAGGGGGAATCCAgcaaggaggagctgcagcaagtGGAGAGGTTGTATGAATCTCCGAGGGCTGAGATTCCCGAGGAAAACCAGGCTGTGGGGGAGCTGTATGAGCACTGGCTAGGAGGCTGGGGCTCAGAGAAGGCTCTGGAAGTGCTGCACACGGAATACCACGCCGTGGAGAGGGCAAACACTGCCCTGAACATCAAGTGGTGA
- the CIAO3 gene encoding cytosolic iron-sulfur assembly component 3 isoform X2: MMLEKCSSCTKGECIKPVKVDKKPGKAAAKIKIEADGSYFQVNQDGEAQRLEKAKITLNDCLACSGCITSAESVLISQQSHGELCKVLALNKAAAANEQKLVVVSVSPQSRASLAARCKLGVLETAKKLTTFLKSLGVHYVFDTTFSRNFSLLESQREFMRRFHKQAEDKKALPMLASACPGWICYAEKTHGSFIIPYISTTKSPQQVMGSLVKGYFAEQQHLPPDRIYHVTVMPCYDKKLEASRPDFFNQEFQTRDVDCVITTGEVLKLLEQEGVSLPDVDPSPLDTMLGSAAAEELSTHRGGGSGGYLEHIYRHAAQELFGIHVDSIQYKPLKNKDFQEVTLERDGVVLLQFALAYGFRNIQNLVQKLKRGKCPYHYVEVMACPSGCLNGGGQIKLEGESSKEELQQVERLYESPRAEIPEENQAVGELYEHWLGGWGSEKALEVLHTEYHAVERANTALNIKW, translated from the exons ATGATGCTGGAGAAGTGTTCTTCCTGTACAAAAGGG GAATGCATCAAGCCTGTAAAAGTGGACAAAAagcctggaaaagcagcagcaaagatcAAAATCGAAGCTGATGGAAGCTATTTCCAGGTCAATCAG GATGGGGAGGCACAAAGgctggaaaaggcaaaaatcaccCTGAACGATTGCCTGGCCTGCAGTGGCTGCATCACCTCAGCTGAGAGTGTTTTAATCAGCCAGCAGAGCCACGGGGAGCTCTGCAAAGTGCTGGCTCTCAACAAG gctgctgctgccaacGAGCAGAAGCTGGTGGTGGTTTCTGTTTCACCCCAGTCCAGAGCCTCCCTGGCTGCAAGGTGCAAACTGGGGGTTCTGGAGACAGCAAAGAAGCTGACCACGTTCCTGAAGAGCTTAG GTGTGCACTACGTGTTTGACACAACCTTCTCCAGGAACTTCAGCCTCCTGGAGAGCCAGCGAGAGTTCATGAGACGCTTCCACAAACAAGCAGAGGACAAAAAGGCCCTGCCCATGCTggcctctgcctgcccag GTTGGATCTGCTACGCAGAGAAAACCCATGGCAGCTTCATCATTCCCTACATCAGCACCACCAAATCTCCCCAGCAGGTCATGGGCTCCTTGGTCAAGGGCTACTTTGCAGAGCAGCAG CACCTACCCCCTGACAGGATCTACCACGTCACAGTCATGCCCTGTTATGACAAAAAGCTGGAGGCCTCCAGGCCAGACTTTTTCAACCAGGAATTCCAGACCAGGGATGTGGATTGTGTCATCACCACAG GAGAAGTGCTAAAGCTGTTGGAACAAGAAGGAGTGTCCCTGCCAGATGTAGATCCTAGTCCCCTGGATACCAT GCtcggcagtgctgcagcagaggagctcagcacccaccgtggcgggggctcgggggggtacCTGGAGCACATCTACAGACATGCAGCCCAGGAGCTCTTTGGGATCCACGTGGACTCAATCCAGTACAAACCCCTCAA gAACAAGGACTTCCAGGAGGTGACCCTGGAGAGGGATGGAGTGGTCCTGCTCCAGTTTGCTCTGGCCTATGGATTTAGGAACATCCAGAACCTGGTGCAGAAGCTGAAACGGGGGAAGTGCCCCTATCACTATGTGGAGGTCATGGCCTGTCCCTCag gctGTTTGAATGGAGGAGGACAAATCAAACTGGAGGGGGAATCCAgcaaggaggagctgcagcaagtGGAGAGGTTGTATGAATCTCCGAGGGCTGAGATTCCCGAGGAAAACCAGGCTGTGGGGGAGCTGTATGAGCACTGGCTAGGAGGCTGGGGCTCAGAGAAGGCTCTGGAAGTGCTGCACACGGAATACCACGCCGTGGAGAGGGCAAACACTGCCCTGAACATCAAGTGGTGA